The Vulcanimicrobium alpinum sequence CAGGTTCTTCTTCAGCCCGTCGACGCGCAGCGGCCGGCGGCGGTGCGGCAGGTACGCCGCGATCGCGTCGGCCGCATCTTCGAGCGAGGCGAATCCGCCGCTCCCGCTTTCCATGAAGCGCACGATCCGCTCCACGCCCTCCATCTCGGCGCGCAGCGCGATGTCGACGAGGACGAGCGCGCGCACGCGCACGTTCTTCGCGGCCGCGACGAACAAGCCGATCGCGCCGCCGAGCGATGCGCCGACGATCACGGGCGGGATCGCGAATGTCGCGACCACCGCTTCGACGTCGGCGAAGAAATGCGCCGCGCGGTAGGAACCGTCCGGCGACCAGTCGCTCTCGCCGTGCCCACGCAGATCGAGCGTGACGGCGTAGAAGCCGCGATCGGCGAGGGCGCGCGCGGTCCCGCTCCAGGCGTGTCGCGTTTGTCCGCCGCCGTGCAGCAGCAGCACCGGCGGTGCGGCGGGATCGCCGAGCGCGTGCGCCGCCAGCGTGACGCCCTCGTGCCCGCGCAGACGCAGTTCCGTCATCGCCGCAGAATCGCGCAGGCGGTCGTCCCGATGCCCAGCAGCTTGCGGCTGCCGTCGTAGAGTTTGCCTTCGGCGACGGCCGTGCTGCGGCCGACGTGCAGCGCCGTTCCCTCGCAGCGGATCGGCCCCGAATCCTTCGAGATGCCGCGGATGAACCGCACCTGCACGTCGGTCGTGGTGTAGCCGACGCCGACGTCGAGCAAGGTATGGATCGCGCAGCTCATCGCCGAGTCGAACAGCGCCAGCGCGAACGCGCCGTGCACCGAGCCGATCGGATTGTAGTGGTGCTCGCCGGGGAGGCCTTCAAACACCGCGCGCCCCTGATCGACTTCGACGATGGTGAAATCCATCAAATTGGCGATCGGCGGCGGCGGGACGCGCCCCTCGACGATCGCCTGGAGCGCCTGAAGGCCCGTCATCCCTTCGAAGCCTGCGAGATGCGAGAGCGGATCTTCCCAGCGGACGAGCCGTTCGCGAGTGGCTTGCATGATGCAAGGAACTACCGGCGCCGCGTCGCACTCTCCTTCCGCAAAGGAGGCGACCGCGGATGGCCAAGCGCCGAAGTTTCGAGGGGATGAATTGCTCGATCGCGCGCGCGCTCGACGTCGTCGGCGAGTGGTGGACCCTGCTCGTGATCCGCGAGGCGTTTCGCGGCGTGCGCCGCTTCGACGGGTTCGTCGAGCGGCTCGAGATCGCACCGAACATCCTGAGCGCGCGCCTGCGACGGCTGATCGAGCACGAGATTCTCGAAGAACGGCCCTACTCCGAGCGCCCGCGACGCGTCGAATACCGGCTGACCGCGAAGGGACGCGATCTCTTTCCCGTCATCGTCGCACTGCTGGGCTGGGGCGATCGCTGGTACGCCGACGACGGGCCGCCGGTGGTGCTCGAACACGTGACGTGCGGCCGCCGCGCCGAGCCGCGCTTCGTCTGCACGCACTGCGGCGAGCGCCTGCATCCTCGCGACACGCGCGCGGTCCCCGGCCGCGGCGCCGAAGAGGCGGAGCCGAGTCTGGCGGTTACTTCATCGTCGGCATGACGAACTCGGCGCCGGCGCGGATCCCCGTCGGCCAGCGCGTCGTCGTCGTCTTGAGATGCGTGTAGAAGCGCACGCCCTCGTTGCCGTGCACGTAGGTGTCGCCGAAG is a genomic window containing:
- a CDS encoding alpha/beta fold hydrolase, which codes for MTELRLRGHEGVTLAAHALGDPAAPPVLLLHGGGQTRHAWSGTARALADRGFYAVTLDLRGHGESDWSPDGSYRAAHFFADVEAVVATFAIPPVIVGASLGGAIGLFVAAAKNVRVRALVLVDIALRAEMEGVERIVRFMESGSGGFASLEDAADAIAAYLPHRRRPLRVDGLKKNLRLRDGRWYWHWDPAMLQSLKIGDLRASGAFVDAAKRLDVPVLLVRGEQSDVVSEEIAREFLEIVPAARYVDVGGARHMVAGDANDPFTQAVVDFVDDVVRAAG
- a CDS encoding PaaI family thioesterase, with product MQATRERLVRWEDPLSHLAGFEGMTGLQALQAIVEGRVPPPPIANLMDFTIVEVDQGRAVFEGLPGEHHYNPIGSVHGAFALALFDSAMSCAIHTLLDVGVGYTTTDVQVRFIRGISKDSGPIRCEGTALHVGRSTAVAEGKLYDGSRKLLGIGTTACAILRR
- a CDS encoding helix-turn-helix domain-containing protein — translated: MNCSIARALDVVGEWWTLLVIREAFRGVRRFDGFVERLEIAPNILSARLRRLIEHEILEERPYSERPRRVEYRLTAKGRDLFPVIVALLGWGDRWYADDGPPVVLEHVTCGRRAEPRFVCTHCGERLHPRDTRAVPGRGAEEAEPSLAVTSSSA